The genomic segment TCAACGATTAActataaaatgaaacatttcaagaATTCTCCATTTAGACAAGGAAAcataccagtcaaaagtttttaCACAcgttctcatttaatggtttttctttatttttactttacttcTCCTGTCTACATTGAAAACacatactgaagacatcaaatacatgaagcaagatatatggagTTATGTAGCAAAGGTTCCTCAAAGTAGCcgccctttgctttgttgacagcgctgcaaaccctcggccttctctcagtgagctgagctgtagtcacctgaaatggtttcacctcacaggtgtgcctgtcagggttcatttgttgccttcttaatggggttgggaccatcagttgtgttgtgcagcagtcaggttggtacacagctcacagctctatttgacaactgttagaattcatgtTATGGCCTCACTGCTGCGACTGAATCTCTTGAAGGCTTTTCACTCAGCTTTTAGAACAGTCCTACATCAACGATTAActataaaatgaaacatttcaagaATTCTCCATTTAGACAAGGAAAcataccagtcaaaagtttttaCACAcgttctcatttaatggtttttctttatttttactttacttcTCCTGTCTACATTGAAAACacatactgaagacatcaaatacatgaagcaagatatatggagTTATGTAGCAAAGGTTCCTCAAAGTAGCcgccctttgctttgttgacagcgctgcaaaccctcggccttctctcagtgagctgagctgtagtcacctgaaatggtttcacctcacaggtgtgcctgtcagggttcatttgttgccttcttaatggggttgggaccatcagttgtgttgtgcagcagtcaggttggtacacagctcacagctctatttgacaactgttagaattcatgttatggcaagaaccaatcagctaagtaaagagaaacaacagtacatcattactttaagaactgaaggtcagtcagtctggaaaattgctAAGACCTTGAATCTGCAGTCGAAAAAACCATCAAGCGTTATGatgaaactggctcacatgaggactGTCCCATGAAAGGAAGACCCAGAgtctcctctgctgctgaggattaaaattcatccgagtcaccagcctcagaaatcacacGTTAACAAcagctcagattagagcccagatagatGCCAAACAGAGCTCCAGTAGCAGACTGGAacgtctttttttgtttactacataattccatatgtgttcattcataattttgatgccttcagtgagaatatGCAGTGCGATATGTGAAATTTTTCCAACCGACAATCGTCAGTCCATTAACCGAGGATAGGCGACATATTCACGCAGGTGACCTTTTGATGGACAGAGCAATTAATTTTTTATCTGTTGTTTGGTCGAGTGTGTAAGACAGATAAATACTGGAACGGCATGTAAACATGGTTTCCCTCCCCATCATTGTGtggggtgtttttgtttgttttgttttttatttaaataaaatgtttttttttcttaccataGGCtactgcttttctttctttctgttatgagtattattatttattttttcccttaaCTGCTTCTCTTGGCTTCCACCAACATTATTAGCCAACTTACTcatgggcaaataaataaactgctCTTGTAAAAACGATCGGTGAAAGGCTCAGCCTATTGTCAATGGGCGATATATTAGTCTAATCGCCCAACCTTAGTAAATAGTCAtgaacataaagaaaaaacattagatGAGAAGGTGGGCTCACAAAGTGGGCTTTAATAAGCCAAACTGAATCAAATGTGACTTACTAAGTAGTCAGGTACAAGCGAACAGTTACATTATTCCCCCAGTAACAGCACTTCTGCATATGTCTGCCgtttgttttctacagtcagGAAGGCAGAGGAAGAAAGCTGTTATGATGCCTCGCGTCGTCCTCACCCCTCTAAAGGTGAATGGAGAGCATGTCCCCTCAGGTAAGAGCCTCTCTTGAATTCTCTCACACAGAATCAAGAAAAACACCTATTGCAAAAGTTGGAATACAGACTAGTGGCCATCCTGATCCAAGAGATATCAGTGTTATTGAAATTCATACTCATTGCCAACAGAATCATGGAAAACATACTGAAAAAAATTCAAGGTTTGATTCACCAGCCATCATATGCTGGATTGTACCAGTGTACCGGTCATAAATTTATGCATGAAGAGTCATATTTTTAAACTTGTTGATTTGTTGTTACGCACCAGGGCTGGTACCTGGAAGCTTGTGCTCTGAACAGTGTTTATGAGCAGTGCATGACTTTGTTGCTTTGCAGCTGAACTATAGCATCTGTCTACATCATCTTGAGTTAAAAGTTTTCTGGGGGGTTTGTCATGAATAGGTCCCATGAAGCGGAGTCGGGGAGGGGTGGATGTAGACTTTGAAACGCCAGGCTCCATCCTGGTCAACACCAACATCAGAGCTCTCATCAATACGCGGACATTCTTAGCTTTCCCGGTGCACTCAcaacagcagctgctgcagctgctgcctgAGGTGGACCGACAAGTAAGCGGTCTTTCTATTCTTTATTCCAGTTTATGTTTACTGTAATATTATATGTGCCAATATCTAGCACAGGGCAAATGAGAAACGAATAAAACTGATCTTTTTAACATTTACTGcagggaggaagaaaaaaagagaattttGAGCTTGTAGATATTTGTGTACAGCAGTAATTTCAGTAGTGTGCAGCGGTGTGCCTGCTCTACTGCGGACTTTTTGTATTCTTGGAATAATGAAATTTTAAATTCCTTATACAGTTATTTTATATGTGTACTTAAAAACGTTTTTAGTGTTGTACTTAGGGCACCAAACACTCAAGTGTGTACTCATCACTTGACTTGTTGTGTCACGTCATTTTGTCTCTGGTTGTAGATTGGACCTGATGGCATGGCCAGACTGAGCAGTTCAGCTCTTAACAATGAATTTTTTACCCACGCCTCCCAGAGCTGGAAAGAGAGGCTGGGTGATGGTAAGTTTCTGGTCATTCATAGACAGATTGCCATGCTTTACTGACTTCATCACTGTTCCTCAATAGGGTTTGAcatagtgctgggcgatatggaaaaaatatttatcacgatatgaattattttatatcatgataacgatatatatcacgatataccacctgacctgtggtcatctggaaagtatgcagtctgtaaacagcgagtggagagggtgcagtctttgttttgagttactgtaaagtatgtcgcaaatccgggtgcacgtaaagcagcaccatgttgcaaaaccacaagacagtttctttgcaaaaatatcatttttttatactttattttctcttgcataaagttcagagtatgtatagtgagaagacaacactaatatatttgcacaggctatttaaccctttaagacctaccatagaaccaagtccgccagagcttatctttacatttatttattttgagtgtcttcatagttttatttttgagatacacaaatttttatatataaatgaaaataaataaatgcaaatttgcaaaaaaacagcatgtgcatcaaaataaactatttccaacagtgtaatttgacttctaagcatcccagaaacgatacagaagagcataaagtcaaacatgacttttaaaaacaccaacatagactttgaagcttaaaaaactgcattttccgcgaaagtgacgtcacttccggtttcggacaggtaatggcggacatgcgatagttcgcgctgacttatattccaactaggaagtgttatgaacagctgatcggatcggcaaagcctgtttctggaatattatgtttttgttgctgcaagtctggaatattatgtttttgttgctggaagtgctttttatgcaatttttgcaaagctatatgtggaagaaaaccgtgacctagggcaaactaatggaataagatgcaagtacaactcctacggtttcatatgcaaaaaaaaaaaacattattgcactaccttacgtggttccagttctacagggatttaaaaatagttagggaaaacggagtgtgcctgctctgaccggttgtaaagggttaatgatatattttatgtaataatttgtaaaattcgggttagaaacgatagaaacgatagaagacaaatggcacgatagacacttttctatcgtccacacgatatatatcgtcatatcgcccagcactagtttgACATAACCAATGGCCCAATGCCTCAGAGCCAGTAAAACAAGATTGTTTGGCCATCTGCTGTTTGCTCCAGTGGCCGTGTTTCCACCTATTGCAATTCCACAACTTCCTGTCTAAAAGGAATCCTCACCCACACGTAGTTTCTTCTTCGATTCAGTATGAAAGAAATGGAGACTTCTTAGTGACTGtgaaaacaggataaaagatCTTCAATGAATTTATTTCAATATAGTTTTCGGactgtaaaaatgtatttaggaaatcatgcaaaacatttttaaccCAAGCAGCATCTGTTTATCTGAATGAAAAAGGTTGATAGCACTGAAGATGATGTTATCATAGTTGCAATTTATGGTGCAGCATCTCTTCTGACACAGCAAGCACAAAACGACAGCACCAAGATCATGAACCTAGGTGGAATGAAAGAAGCATTTGTCTTTTTCAGTGGTGTTTAGTACTGTAATTACAGTCATACTCGTACTCGTCAAAGCCAGCACAAGTCTATTATCAAACCGCCTGTGCACATGTTCACCCTTCTAAATTTATTTGAACGCTTTATTgactgaatttgtaagtttgctctcctacaaagaaatgaaaagttcTTGATTTATATGGTAGCTGTAATCGAGAGAGACACAATATgaaccaaaaatccagaaagaGAACATTATATATAAGTTAGAAATTGATTTGAATGTCACTGATTGAAAGAAGTATTTGACTACAATTTTACCTACAACCCCAGCCAGAATTCTGGTTCACACAGATTGGGGGTGTGCTCAATTACAGATACTCCTGATCACAACTCATGATGTATATAAAACACATATGTCAACATAATAAATTTCCTCCATTCCAAACTTCTCCACcaccatggccaagaccaaaaaGCTGTCAAAGGATGTCAGGGACAAGACTGTAAACCTGCACATGGCTGGAATGGACTATAAGATCATCAGAAGGCTTGATGAGAAGGTGGCAACTGTTGATGAgattatttggaaatggaaaaagtataaaatgccCATCAGTTGCCCTGGGATGAGAACTGTATATGGATTGACTCTTcatatagtgcttttttttttttccttactgTACCTGACCACTGAAATTGCTTTATACAACAtacctcattcacccattcataaaAGACTTTTTCTGTGCCTGAGCATTTTggatctaacattcacactctttctTATTTCACTGAAGACATGCAAATCAGTTGGTGTTTGGTtcatattctgtctctctccatttaaatgaaactaccataaaaattagagactgttcatttcttcagacatgagcaaacttacaaattcagcggGGGATCAGATCATTATTTCCCCCACCGTATGAATATACAAAATTAGAGATAGAAAATTAAACTACCTAGCAGTTTATACGGTATATAAATGCCTGTGAAAATCTGCAAATCACTTTTCACTAATTGAGGTCATTTTATGTGCATAAAAATTCCCTCAAGCATGACTTTAGTGAATAGGTCTATTGAGGTCCATGGTTAAAAGAAAGTTGAGATTTTCTGAAGCATTCCTATGACTACTAACACCTTTTTGACTAAAAATGCTAAATCCTTGACATGTGTTTGATCTGTTTAGGTGAGTTCACCCATGAGATGCAAGTGCGTTTCCGACAGGAAatggagaaagagaagaaggtAGAGGTGTGGAAGGAGAAGTTTTTTGAAGAGTATCATGGGCAAAAGTAAGAGCCAAATCATTTCATCTAAATTTAATGTATTGTTCACGTTTCAGTATTATTGCTAGACATGTAGTATCCTTTTAACTGaaaatgtttatatttctgCCCATACTGTTACATGTAATTGAGACATCAGCCTACAATAGCTTACATGTCATGTTCAGTCTGGTATTCACTGTGTGCTAAATTGTGTTGCTGTGTACTTGTAGGTCTGGCCTAACACAAGAAGAGTCACTAAAGCTTACCATGAGTGAAGCCAGCGAAGTTGCAGCTagtgtgctagacagtgatgtGACTGTGGTGGCAACCGGTGCCCCCAAAAGACGCAGCGTAGGTCGGCGGAGGCGAGATGGTAGGATGAGGAGACGTACTCGAGCTGACCTGCGCCGGAGGGCTCGCAGAACCATCTGCAAGACCACTCCATCCCTGCAGTCTGCAGAAGCAGCTGAGGCCAATGCAGCTGTGGATATTTCAGCAGTTTCTGTTGGCTCTCCCATGTCCGAAAACACAGTGGTTCAGGGAGAGGTAGTGCTGCAGACCGACTGTGGGGTGGAGCTCCCAGATGAGAGTGGTTTTACAGAGCCAAAGCCTTCTCCCATTCCAGAGCCAGTCACATTGCCACCCCCCACACCTGCACCAACTCCCAGCCCCAGCCCCAGCCCAGCCTCAACCAGCGCAAATGAAGAGCATGAAGTCGCTGCTCGCTTGCTCCCCGAAGAGAGTGCACCAGTGTTGGCTTCCACCACTTCTCCATCCTCGTcgtcgtcctcctcctcttcatctgccTCTTCACCTGTTTCTTCACCATCTTCACCTTCTGATAGACAGGGAACATTTGTTGGAGTCCTGGACTCTTCTTCAtcctcctcagcctcctcaagTGCTGCAGTTGCTGCAGATCCCCTGGACGATACCGCTTCTGTGATCACCTCCATCACAGGAGGAACTGCCACCAGCAGCCGTGAGAGTAGCCCATCTGTTAGTCCAGCTGCCACCCCTCTGCCCACCACCCAGCTGAAAGAACAGAAGAGAAGGCAAGATGAGACTGAAGCCTTTTCTAGCTTCCCCGAAAAGAGGCCACGGCTTGATGACCGTCAGTCCTTTCGTACCACAATTGACAGTGTGTGTTCAGAAAAGCCGCAGCCGACAACAGAAGAACCCAAGGTGCCACCTATCCGGGTAAGTGTTAGTGAAAAAATCTAGAAAGCTCCAGGATtactttctgtcacacacagtTCTTGGTGCACAAAGACAAGTAGTCTATATAGATGAATGGATAGCTGCTTGTTATCAGATAAATTTTGACTTGCTGTCCCTGTGTTTGTTTCTCAGATTCAACTGTCCAGAATCAAACCTCCCTGGGTCAAAGGGCACCCCACCTACCAGATCTGTCCCCGGATCGTGCCGCCCGGCGAAGGCTCGCGCCGGTCGGGGACAGGGGGTGCGCGCACCTTGGCGGACATCAAAGCCCGTGCACAACAAGCCCGTGCCCAGCGCGAGGCCGCTGCTGCTGTTGCAGCCTCTGCCGACGGGACAAGCCCGGCCAGGGTCAGGCTGCGGCCTGGTGCTGGGCTACCGGATAGCAGCAATGGAAGACGATCGCGAGAGCATCCAGGACCTATCGAGcccggaggaggaggaggaggtggagaagaagaaagtgaaaatggaaatgaaacaaGGGGAAGTAGTGGGACGGAAGAGCAGGGATCGTCTTCAGGCACTAATTCGTCTGGAACACAACTACAGCTTCTTAATGTAGAGCCTACATCTGAGCGTTCCCCTTCATTGTCCACTACCTCAACCTCCATGTCCTTGGAGCCCCCACAGACGCCAAGTCCTCAGCAAGCGGAACCAGTTGGGGGGGCAGATGGAGAGTTAATTGAAGCAACCACAGCTAGTATCCAGAGCTCCTCCAACGGACTCACAGATGGGGCTGCCTCACTTTCTTCAGAGCCTGATGTGTCTGAGTCACCAGCCATGCAGTCTGCCAGAGAAAGCCAGGTAGTTGAAACTGGTGGCGGTGCCCCTACAGAGAGCACAACCGTTGGTTGTGAAAAACCTTCATTGGCACAAACCTCTATCCCAGATTCCCTTCCGAGGTTTGGGGCTCAGGGTGTGGATGTTATTCAGACGCTGGCCAGTTCTTGTCATGCCAAGGACCAGGAGCAAGGGAAGGAGGCTGGATTGGGTAGTGTTATCCAGCATGGCTCTCACCATGTTGACCCCCAGGAGGCATTCTCCCATACAGCCACTGAGAGACAGCGATCAGATGGATCTTCACCCCAACATGTGGATACCTCTAGTGCTGAGAAAGATGAGGCTGGCACATATAGCGACTCAACAGAAACCGCTTCAGACTGTGAGAATGAAAGCCAGGaggaagagcagcagcagcctggcCACGAATGGTGTCCTCAATTGAACACTCAGAGAAATGGCCAGCTGGTGATTTGTAGCCCTCAGAACCAACAACCGGTCATCCAGACCCACATGACTAGCCGCCACGGCCAGACCGTCATTCAGCCTTGCTTCCCCAGCAGCATGACTCAGCCACAGCACAGCCGTATCCATTCACAAGACTCTAATGCTCTGTCTGCACCCCTGCCACAAGGGCTAAGGGACACAACTGTTGTTAAAACTGAGTCTGGAGATGACTGTAGAGCCTCCAGACTGAGCTCTGAAGAGGAGTGTCGTGGAGCTTTAAAGTCTTCTGCCACTCACTCAAATGCTGTAACTGCCTCCAAAAGACTGGCCAGTTCAGTCAGACTTGTGTCCAGTGTGGAGGCCAACAACCCTTTGGTCACTCAGTTACTTCAGGGCAGCCTGCCTCTGGAAAAAGTTCTACCCTTACACTCTGCCAACAGACTGGAGATTAGCAGATTACCAGGAACCCTACCCAGGCCACCAGCAGCAAGAACCCCAGGGACTCGTAACAGGCCTGAGGTTTCAGCCAAATCTTCAAGCCCAGAGCTGACTACTCCAGTCCAGATCCATAAGTCCCCAACATCCCGCCCAGTTTCCTGTCTGATGGAAGCCCCAGCTGTACCGCAGTATCAGTCCTCCCAGGCCCCTGGAGCTGTTCCAGTCATCACCCCTCTGCCACCCTCCTCCAGCGGTTCCTTGTCCTCCAGAAGTAAGCAAGACCTCATGTCTGGGTCTGCTGTGGAGTCTGCAGTTATCAAAGAGTCTCATGGTCAGCAGCCTTCCCAGGGAGCCACTCCAGACAGGCCTCAGTCAGTCCATCGGACCATGTGCAATGGACCCTCTCCTCCTCACGCAGACCCCTGCCCAACAGAGGTGATACCTTGTATTAAGATTAACTGGCGTCCCCCACAATCTCAGCTTCCCCACTCTCTGCAACAACCCCCGTCTCCTGCACCCACTGTAAAGAACGAAGTTGGTGCACGACCCTCTTGTCAAGCTATTGCCAAATCCTCACTCAGTGTACCCTTAAGTGTTACCAAAAAGGAACCTGGGAACTCTGTCGATGGCTATCTAAGCGGCGGGGCAATAGAAGGACTCATCAACATGGAGTTTACTTTGGCCAGGATGGCAAAGAAAGATCACAGCAAAGCTCCCTACTCCTCTGgctctccctcttcctcctgtTCTCCCTCACCCTCCGCTCCCTCCCTTCCCTTCCATCTTTATGGGAAGCTCCCCAAGCAGGGTGGAGGTGTTGGAGGGGTAAGCTACACAGCCAATGTTTCAGTGATGGACAACAGCAGTTTCTCCCGGAGCATGGCAGACAGTGTGCTGCAGCTGCACCCCCGCTTGGGTCCCAGCCAGACTACCCTCAGCATTCAGGCCTTTACTGACAGTACGGCAGAGGAAGTGGCACTCAAGTGCTCGTGCCGCCTCAAAGCCATGATCATGTGCCAAGGCTGTGGTGCCTTCTGCCATGATGATTGCATCGGGCCCTCCAAACTCTGTGTGTCATGTCTGGTGGTCAGATAGTATGCTGAAGTTTCAGTGCACTGTAGAACTGCTGTTTGTATAGTGTGAGCAGCAGGGCCGCAGCTTTCAGAGTGTTGCCAGAAACCTAAGTATGGTAGAGAACACAGGAGAAGCCAGATGGTCAACATTTGCCTTGTAAAATATGACTGGTCTGTATTGTTGcagatttcctgtttttgtttgagctgtactgattattgttgttattgttgttattattattattattattaattattattattattgtgcatTGGGGCATGATTGATTGTAaattgtgcctttttttttctcctcaaaaACATTTACCTCATCTTATCTTGCTCCACCTGTTATCATTTGGTGGCCATCATTTTTTTGGTCCCGTTTGTCAGTCAACGGGGAATTACTGTTGTCTCTGCGCAAAgaagtatttttttaaccattaaaaTGAGTAAATGACATTGTATcaccagtttgttttttttgactcATTTTATGATTCCGTTGAGTTCTAGTTTGTAGTTACAGTTAATTACCAAGAACAAATAAAGTGAACGTTATGTGCTGTTAAAATTTGAATCCTTGATAACTTTCAGAGTTTTTACCAGCAATGGGGATTGTGTTAAAATACTGCACCTGCCACGTGGCAGGAGCAGCACAGGACTGGCTGGAAGAACACAATGATTTCAGGGTATCCACGGGATGTGCCGGAACAAGCCAGAGACCGGATGCAACCAACTGCACCCTAAGGATCTGCTGCCAGCATGAAATGGGACCCTGTGCCCTGAAGTGTCAGAGCTGATTGGTGATATGAGACAgaatttgtattcatttttgtatttgtttttttttgcgtTAAAAAATTGTAGGCACAGAAACTGATAAATCAGTCAGACTGTACCAGTATAAACAGCTATACACACATTTTATTAGCTAAAGGATAACCAAGGAGTCTGCTTCATACTCCAGAGTTGGTGATGGATTTCTACACCGTTCTGTGCTGGGATCTGTATAATGTACTTTCTGCACTGTACATGGCCCCTAAGGTAGTGTTATTAGAAATGTTATGAGAGAACAGTGCATATGTTTTCTTTGCGATGCACATTATCCACACTATCCTGGACACTTGTTCAAGGCATCTGTCAAAGTCAACGACCTGGAAGCATTATATCTAATGAAACAGACTATAGCATGTAGTTAAGGCTGCagcaggtgaccctgaatcctcccgtAGTTGTGCTGTGGCTGCTGGGGTTTCCCAtcatgcactgagtgtttcttcttcactcaccatGTCTTTGTATACCACTCTGCATtgaattattagttattattaatctctggctctctttcactgtgtgtctttgtcctgtcttccatCCTGCACTCCCTACCAGTCACAGCAAATGGttacccctccctgagcctggttctctaaaaggttttttcctgtttaaaggggagttttttcATCGCACTGTTGACAAGTGCTTTCTTACAGGGGGCCGTTTGATTGTTGTTTTCTCTAGTATTGTTATTGTaaggtctttatcttacaatataaagcaccgcgaggcaactgttgttgtgatttggtgctatataaataaaatttatatcAGATGGATCTGTATGTTTGATTTGGATTTTATTCCAGATAGTGTTCCTGATGCAATTTACCTGAGGATTGGGACCAATAGGAGGACACTAGCTTGTGATCGCATGGGGTCAGGTTTTTGTATCTagaataaaatttaaaatccttctttcGTAGGATATGATGAAACCTGATATCTTAAAGACCTTTTAGTACTGTATTACCCCGACAGAGCACTTGCTTCCTCAAAtttctaaaagtagaatgtGAGGCAGAACCTTCAGCTACCTGGCTCCCAGTTTGGTTTTGGCTGAAACCCTCGCTACTTTGAAAGTCACTTGGTTATGCTATATGCACAGGCACTGTGGTGGACTTTCCTTGTTGCGCTGAACATTTCTTCTCCTTTCACTTCTATTTAATCCTGATGGTTATATATGTCACTACCACACGTCATTAATGTTTGTCTCCTCTCTCCCCTTCTGTTTTGGTCTTGCAtctctttccttttgtttttctcttaacCCACCAAAGTAGTGACAGGCTGCCCCTCTTTGTGTCTGGTTCTGCAGAAAGTCTGTTCTTgttcaaataaaacaacaacagaaaacacagttATTCCTTCCCATTGTTACAAAGTGCTGCTCATGGAAGTTTTTccgattgttggggtttctctcttatattgtatatagtataaagcaccttgaggtgacggTTGTTGTGAAGTGATAAtgtatgaataaaaataaactgaactgaatacaAGAGAATATTGGAAGTATACTAGAATTAGtcaaggagcttggaaagaaaagcgtctggacttttaagttgcttgaagacgtttcacctctcgtccaagaagcttcttcagttctagggtcaaatggtggagagtcccagatttaagccctatgggagtgtccccaagagggtcatggacccccctattgatcctctacctaatcagaCGAGAGCTAGATGGCAAACTGTGTCGTAAGCTGCCCCCTCTTCAAAGATGgttgttcacagtggacatagatggcttctttcacacCACCTgttttctctgtccaaaatatgAACATTGGCGTCCTTGAAAGAGTGGCCTTTgccctttagatgcagatggaccgcCAAGTCTTGTCCCATcaaggtggctcttctatgttgtgtcaTGCGTTTATGAAGTGGATGTTTGgcctctccaatgtagaggtctgagcgTTCCTCGCtatagaggatcaatagggggtccatgtccctcttgggggacactcccatagggcttaaatctgggactctccaccatttgaccatagaactgaagaagcttctcggatgaaagctgaaacatcttcaaggaagtaaaaagtccagacgcttttctttcaaagctccttagactacaatgacctggatgactgagaaccttcacagacatatactAGAATTACACAAAACCTTGACCACACAGTCAGTTCTAACACTGATTGTGGTTTTTCCAGAACCTTTAAGAGGTTTTAGCAGTAAAAGACTGTTTTACTTAACATACTGAAGCTTATGcacttaataataatactacCACTGAGTAAAGGTTCAAATCAATGCACGTATACACTCAGTCCAGTCCATATTCATTTTGGGTTGACCTTTATTTCAAGAGCAAACATAAAGACTAATCCATACACAGCCATCATTAACACATAGacagtacaaaataaatattcacCATCACTTTGTTCGTCATTACCAGATAAATACTGAAATATGTGCAGCTCAATTTTCCCAGTGTATTGCAATGTACTCAAAATAGcttgtggaaaaaagaaaactcatataaacagaagcacaaaagattttttagaaaattattaaaaaacttTCTGTTACAAAATATTTGCACTTAAAAAGATCCcagtgttttaaataaataataagatatataaaacaaTTCATAGTTGATATCTTAAAATATTTCCTCTTTGTTAAGCGGTGCAGAGGAAATGACTCCCTTCTCTTAGTTTCCGGTTAAAATCTTCTCAGGTagcactttgaaataaaataaaatcaataatgaataataaatagtcaacataaaaatattacCGCAGACATGAATAAATAAGTTATTAAACCAACATTTGCAGTCGACTTAAATAGATACACAGCAATAGTAACAATGAATCTACAAACTAGTCCTGGAAGTGCAACATCACTATGCTCATATAGAATACTATCAACATTACTGAGTGGAGATGGGAAATGTTCACTAACTAAGAATCTGCTCAGCTCAGGCGGGATACTGCACTCCTTTGTTCTGTACTCTCTGTGCCTGTCTGTGTATACCTTGAGGTGCCCTTGCT from the Pelmatolapia mariae isolate MD_Pm_ZW linkage group LG20, Pm_UMD_F_2, whole genome shotgun sequence genome contains:
- the asxl1 gene encoding putative Polycomb group protein ASXL1 isoform X1, yielding MEHKIAETLENLVQFPSNFRGIDESHALNILICTFLQLGVRETAWSWWHTKFSIVCHEVRSCCNSKCVCVCVHVYSGTAPLACLVTMLHSQVRGDRVKNSIFFKLPGRMSLFTLKKNAPQWTKATSESETPSEPAGGTTPPASSSSTPAAGSAVAPVGPTEATEQESCDSTETTAAASVDNDASVDESSSSASCSVELQAPSSQPQTRLSRSAGQQGRTDTQQTQHAQTRLSRSRQSGRQRKKAVMMPRVVLTPLKVNGEHVPSGPMKRSRGGVDVDFETPGSILVNTNIRALINTRTFLAFPVHSQQQLLQLLPEVDRQIGPDGMARLSSSALNNEFFTHASQSWKERLGDGEFTHEMQVRFRQEMEKEKKVEVWKEKFFEEYHGQKSGLTQEESLKLTMSEASEVAASVLDSDVTVVATGAPKRRSVGRRRRDGRMRRRTRADLRRRARRTICKTTPSLQSAEAAEANAAVDISAVSVGSPMSENTVVQGEVVLQTDCGVELPDESGFTEPKPSPIPEPVTLPPPTPAPTPSPSPSPASTSANEEHEVAARLLPEESAPVLASTTSPSSSSSSSSSSASSPVSSPSSPSDRQGTFVGVLDSSSSSSASSSAAVAADPLDDTASVITSITGGTATSSRESSPSVSPAATPLPTTQLKEQKRRQDETEAFSSFPEKRPRLDDRQSFRTTIDSVCSEKPQPTTEEPKVPPIRIQLSRIKPPWVKGHPTYQICPRIVPPGEGSRRSGTGGARTLADIKARAQQARAQREAAAAVAASADGTSPARVRLRPGAGLPDSSNGRRSREHPGPIEPGGGGGGGEEESENGNETRGSSGTEEQGSSSGTNSSGTQLQLLNVEPTSERSPSLSTTSTSMSLEPPQTPSPQQAEPVGGADGELIEATTASIQSSSNGLTDGAASLSSEPDVSESPAMQSARESQVVETGGGAPTESTTVGCEKPSLAQTSIPDSLPRFGAQGVDVIQTLASSCHAKDQEQGKEAGLGSVIQHGSHHVDPQEAFSHTATERQRSDGSSPQHVDTSSAEKDEAGTYSDSTETASDCENESQEEEQQQPGHEWCPQLNTQRNGQLVICSPQNQQPVIQTHMTSRHGQTVIQPCFPSSMTQPQHSRIHSQDSNALSAPLPQGLRDTTVVKTESGDDCRASRLSSEEECRGALKSSATHSNAVTASKRLASSVRLVSSVEANNPLVTQLLQGSLPLEKVLPLHSANRLEISRLPGTLPRPPAARTPGTRNRPEVSAKSSSPELTTPVQIHKSPTSRPVSCLMEAPAVPQYQSSQAPGAVPVITPLPPSSSGSLSSRSKQDLMSGSAVESAVIKESHGQQPSQGATPDRPQSVHRTMCNGPSPPHADPCPTEVIPCIKINWRPPQSQLPHSLQQPPSPAPTVKNEVGARPSCQAIAKSSLSVPLSVTKKEPGNSVDGYLSGGAIEGLINMEFTLARMAKKDHSKAPYSSGSPSSSCSPSPSAPSLPFHLYGKLPKQGGGVGGVSYTANVSVMDNSSFSRSMADSVLQLHPRLGPSQTTLSIQAFTDSTAEEVALKCSCRLKAMIMCQGCGAFCHDDCIGPSKLCVSCLVVR